The Plasmodium brasilianum strain Bolivian I chromosome 14, whole genome shotgun sequence genome contains a region encoding:
- a CDS encoding GTP-binding protein EngA, protein MNYKFPLHVVISFLCFFLSLSNSYIIKNFRVQIENNFFSYSQKNKISSLIYSCYNPFLHEHNKLKKKVYPFKIFVNNENLKEKSNIENGESVKVVNILKEDQSDEVRAEKGYNSSGNSNDEKEKNERCGDNKNSGLIIYEQDNSIKKNNILGKEQGKESSHKVNYTTLNAHCNGDLKDKNNGQNRSIYEHDRGSNVYKSEKDDINHVTVEGSKGNSKEDVDYYKESSQIDGKMEQEAGKEGEEGENSYECKNQGMRKTEKKKKIDMDLKIIRNLPLISIIGRPNVGKSTIFNRLTRKFQDGSIVLSESSTRDKFYGEVEWDGYKFELVDTGGLLFEDDKFTKEIRNQIMLALEESSVVLLVVDGLHGVHPVDHEICRFLRKYLKNKYKKEVSNITQNEEINCSLSNEQFVVNEEIKTSPVKKIDYNTLEKMGNQNTSSHDVLFKNESTNDTLINIPLNNSIHENISNKNSNETDEKNYHDKSAHKLNDEHKAHNKYKTNTLLKVIVCVNKCESYKDGQFKAQDFWELGFDTPFACSGIHGNGLSEILDECIKYIKKVEINELEEELNEKNTINISFIGKPNTGKSSILNKILNCNRFIVSPIAGTTVDSIDVLVKIKDSDRIYRLIDTAGIQKKKKHISFNERTRFEYLLYNRTEKAIKRSDVCVLVIDSFNGISSHDINIARKILQENKSCIICCNKWDLIYNKNDIFNDTKNYVLNLLKPIDFADILFISAKTSQRLPNIFEHAEETYKNYTRRVNTNSLNAIIKEALLLRPPIPVKNKTLNIYYAFQTHVKPPGFVFFCNSEKSAYVNYTKYLENRIRETFNLKGTPIKIYYKQKRKRNLIKKIKNPDKYNLDIEAIQKNFTKMQSEKQKG, encoded by the coding sequence atgaactATAAATTCCCACTTCATGTAGTAATTTcctttctttgtttttttttatccctTTCCAATAGttacattattaaaaacTTTCGTGTCCAAAttgaaaacaattttttttcgtacagccaaaaaaacaaaatttctTCACTCATTTATTCATGTTATAATCCTTTTTTACATGAACATAACAAGCttaagaaaaaagtatatccttttaaaatatttgtaaacaatgaaaatttaaaagaaaaaagtaatatcGAAAATGGAGAGAGTGTAAAAGtagttaatatattaaaagaagacCAGTCAGATGAAGTACGTGCTGAGAAGGGATATAACAGCAGCGGAAACAGCAACGacgaaaaagagaaaaacgAACGATGTggtgataataaaaatagtggactaattatttatgaacaAGATAActccataaaaaaaaataatatcctCGGGAAGGAGCAAGGAAAGGAAAGTTCCCATAAAGTGAATTATACAACTTTGAACGCCCATTGTAATGGTGATTTGAAGGACAAAAATAATGGACAGAATAGATCCATATACGAGCATGACCGAGGTAGTAATGTGTATAAGTCCGAAAAAGATGATATTAACCATGTAACTGTTGAAGGAAGTAAGGGTAACAGTAAGGAAGATGTCGATTATTACAAGGAAAGTAGTCAAATTGATGGTAAAATGGAGCAAGAGGCAGGGAAAGAGGGAGAGGAGGGGGAAAATAGCTATGAATGCAAAAACCAAGGTATgagaaaaacagaaaaaaaaaagaaaatcgATATGGATTTAAAGATAATAAGAAATTTACCTTTAATATCAATTATAGGGAGACCAAATGTTGGAAAATCTACCATATTTAATAGATTAACTAGAAAATTTCAAGACGGTAGTATTGTATTAAGTGAAAGTAGTACAAGAGATAAATTTTATGGGGAAGTGGAATGGGATGGATACAAATTTGAATTGGTGGATACAGGTGGTCTTCTTTTTGAAGAtgataaatttacaaaagaaATCAGAAATCAAATTATGTTAGCACTAGAAGAGTCTTCCGTTGTTCTACTAGTTGTTGATGGGTTACATGGGGTGCATCCAGTAGATCATGAAATTTGTAGATTTCTGAGGAAgtatcttaaaaataaatataaaaaagaagtgtCTAATATAACACAAAATGAAGAGATTAATTGTTCATTATCTAATGAACAATTCGTAGTAAATGAAGAGATAAAAACAAGTCCAGTAAAAAAGATAGATTATAATACGTTAGAAAAAATGGGAAACCAAAATACTAGTTCCCAtgatgtattatttaaaaatgagtCTACGAATGATACGTTAATTAATATCCCATTAAATAACTCCATTCATGagaatatatcaaataaaaatagtaacgAAACGGACGAGAAAAATTATCATGATAAAAGTGCACACAAACTGAATGATGAACATAAGGctcataataaatataagacTAATACTCTGCTAAAAGTTATTGTGTGTGTTAATAAATGTGAATCGTATAAAGATGGTCAATTTAAAGCTCAGGATTTTTGGGAGCTAGGATTCGATACCCCATTTGCATGCAGTGGTATTCATGGAAATGGCCTATCCGAAATTTTAGACGaatgcataaaatatattaaaaaagtggaaataaatgaattggaagaagaattaaatgaaaaaaacacaATAAATATTAGCTTCATTGGAAAACCCAATACAGGAAAATCtagtatattaaataaaattttaaattgtaaTCGTTTTATAGTTTCCCCTATAGCTGGTACAACTGTTGATTCAATTGATGtgttagtaaaaataaaagatagtGATAGAATATATAGACTTATTGACACAGCTGgaatacagaaaaaaaagaagcatatATCATTTAATGAAAGAACAAGATTTGAATATctattatataatagaacTGAAAAAGCAATTAAAAGAAGTGATGTGTGTGTACTTGTTATTGATTCATTTAATGGGATTAGTTCAcatgatataaatattgcAAGAAAGATATTAcaggaaaataaaagttgTATAATATGTTGTAATAAATGGGatcttatatataacaaaaatgatatatttaacgATACTAAAAATTATGTGCTGAATCTTTTGAAGCCAATTGATTTTGCTgatattttgtttatctcAGCAAAAACATCACAGAGATTACCTAATATATTTGAACACGCAGAAGAaacttataaaaattatacaaggCGAGTAAATACAAATAGCTTGAACGCTATTATAAAAGAAGCACTGTTACTTAGACCGCCCATTCCTGTAAAGAATAAAACcttaaatatttactatGCCTTTCAAACACATGTTAAACCACCaggttttgtttttttttgtaattctgAAAAAAGTGCGTATGtgaattatacaaaatatttagaaaataggATACGAGAAACGTTCAATTTAAAAGGTACTccaattaaaatttattacaaacaaaaaagaaaaagaaatctTATAAAGAAAATCAAGAATCCAGATAAGTACAACTTAGATATCGAAgctattcaaaaaaattttacaaaaatgcaGTCTGAGAAACAGAAAGGGTGA